The Silene latifolia isolate original U9 population chromosome Y, ASM4854445v1, whole genome shotgun sequence sequence tatgatttctttgtcaagttTGAAGTTACACTTTCAAGAACTTAACTCCTTTTTtaatttaaaagtgaaacttttattttttttagggttAATTGATAAATACTCCCAACTTAAGTCCTCCTtttcataatcactaccaactTAAAAAAAAGTTCCAAAATCACTACCAACATATTCACTCCGACTTACTATCAATACCAAATGGCCGGAAAACCTCATTAAACATGTGATTTTCAAATTTCCCTCCAAAGATATTTTTTTTATTCCTAAACTACCCCTACCCTTCCCCCTCTTGTTAATTACACATCCCCGTCAGACCACCACCATGGAGCACGACACCAGTTCAGACCACCACGGTGGATGATGCCAAGCGTCTCATGCCCAACTCCCCGTCCTTCTTTGTACACACGTAGTTCGGTCCTTCACCAAACCAACACCAACCTGCTCGATTCCATGGCAGCAGCTCCGAGCCTAATACCGTCGTGCCCCTGCATCCTAGGTGACAACCACGATCATGCCCAAACCATAGATAAAAATGGTAAGCAACAACACTCATATTTCCGCCATTTTTAGCCAATTAAATTGACACCCAAATCTTCAATAATCTTTATTAAATTCTGAAAATACCAAAACATTACTTTAATTTAGctaaaaattaacacaaaaatGCCAAACAAATCGAGATTAATTTTACCATGGTATGGGATTTCGCCAGAGATTCTGCTCAACACCGTCGTGCCACTGCATACCAAGTGACAACCACAACCATGCCTATATTCCCACCATCGTGCGACAATCAAGCAGCGTGTGGGACCACCCTTCACGACGCAGCAACAACAGCCACTGCATGGAATTCGACTTGGGCTCCTAATAACCCAGTGTACTGGGCGTTTGTAGATGCGATTCTTCGCATCTATGGATTCCGTATCAAAATTGCTAGCTATATTCTCATGTTTATATCCATTATTAGTCCCCTTATTTATTAATCTTACGGAATAAGTTCTAGGCATGTTGCTTGCTTAATTTACAAGGGTAAGAGGGAGGGGGAGGGAGAGGGGGAGGGGTAGTTTGggaataaaaaaatattttaggaaGGAAATTTGAAAATCACAAGTTTAATGAGGTTTTCCGGCCATTTGGTATTGATAGTGAGTCGGAATAAATATGTTGGTAGTGATTTTGGAACTTTTTTtatgttggtagtgattatgaaaGGAGGACTTAAGTTGGTAgtgtttatcaattaacccttttttttatttaggcttttgcaaaagaaaatttgagtggattctcattttcagttggttttaacgttgataggatgttagaactcgttattagagacgtttaataacttgttctacgcttgtcagCGAATGATTTTGTTCTAAACTTGTcgttgacttggaaagttagcgctcttgtgtgcaagacaagagcaatttcgttccatgaaagagacttatacttttgaaaactcttcataaaGATTTTTggaagtttttgatttttgattaatgcaaatgatttggtatttgaccttatctttgatttggaatgttgatgttcttgaatgcgcaacgagagcacttccgttcctctgatgagaatctggttctgttggaaaattttacttaaaacttttgaaagaactTTAGTTCTCACAAACaataaccttttaatgttttggttgccGATTTCAAAAGTCCCGCTTCatctttataacctttcattttctactttcaagtttcgaggacgaaactttttaaaaggtggggtgattgtaacacccgcgaatttcccatttttagcatttataatttaattaaccgttctattgttttatttatattttaaattatttaatttaattaatttcgttttaaacatgatttttaaaaaagttactccctcttattcgctataatgttccctctttcctgaaacggattattcaagtaatgttcccctttccttttttagtaacttttactcttattttattcatccctctcccctatcatcaaaccccacacaactcttttactcctattttgttacttttcttaatgttttggccccataactccttatttaactcctaataattcatctctctctcctatcaccaaccccaccaatgtcctttattcatttttattagtattccttaagtatcgtgccaAAGACAATGGGGAACATTATAGCTAATTGGAGGGAGTACAtttttataagcttgtttatataaaaatatatatattcagttggacagtaataatagtgagaataataataataataataataataataataataataataataataataataataataataataataataataataataataataataataataataataataataataataataataataataataatattaataataataataataataataataataatgataataataatgataatgatgatgatgataataataataataataatattaataataataataataataataataataataataataataataataataataataataataataataataataataataataataataattgatcaACACGACTTTCTCTCTCTAAGCCGGTATAGAGAGATTTTTCTCCCAAGAAAGCGTCGCCATTGTTGCGTGTTCTTCCTTCACCATGGCTAGGGGGAGGGGTCGGCCCCCAAAATCAAGGTTACCTTTAGACTCCTCTCATGATCGCGATTCTTCTGGTACTGTTTTCTCCCCTGTTTGCACCACTTCTTCGATAGGTCGTTCTTCGCGCAGTCATCGCACAGTGAATGAGGTGATTGTTCGTTCCCTTCCTACTACTAATTCTCCTTCTATTGTTCctgtttcttcttcttcgtctccAATTGTGTCTAATTCTTCGATTTCGCGTAATAATACTACTGGACAAAATGTGTCTTGTGCTCCTAAAACAGGGGAAGCCATGGCTTCTCCTGTGACTACTTCACCTGTTGTGGAGGTTCCTAAGGTAGGGGACGTGGGTGTGGACCCTAGTGTTAACCTTGTTCCTACGCTTACTGGTGTCGTTAATGGCGATAAAGTAGCAACTACTGTCTCTTCTGGGAAAAATTGGGCGGATGTGACCAAGGGTAAGGCTAGCAAGGGGATGAGTCTCTTCTTCGATGAAGAAAGTGCTAAATCCTCTGAAATTGACATTCACTTGGAGGAAGTAAAAGATGAGCTGGTCAAGTGGAAGTATACCTTAATGGGCAATATCTTGGGTGCTAAACCTAATGTGAAACAGGTTACTGATTTTGTCCAAAAACATTGGAATCATGGGTCCCTTCTCCTTGTGCAATATTTCAAAAAAGGCTGGTTCAGCTTCAAGTTTGATAGTGAGGAAGCCATGAATGCTGTTTTGAATAAGGGTCCTTGGAAATTAGGGTCTAATTCTATAGTGTTGAAGCAATGGACTCCATATTTCTCATGTATCATGGAGAGTGTGGCCATTGTTCCCATATGGATCTTATTCCCTGATCTTGGTCCTTACCTTTGGACTGATTCTGTCTTAAGCAAAATGGCTAGCAATGTTGGGAAACCTTTATTTGCTAATCTTCATACTACATGCCATGCTAGATTGTCCTTTGCCAGGGTCCTAGTTGAGGCAGATGTGTCCAAAGAGTTACCTGATCAGGTGGTTATCAATGCTCCCTTTATTGGGCAGTCCACTCAGAGGATTGTTTATGAATGGCTCCCTTATTACTGCAAAACTTGTCACAAATTGGGTCACTTAGAAGCTTCTTGTAAGCTGAATAGGCCTGTTGTGGAGAAGGATAAGGCCACTCAGGCTCCTGAACCTGTTGTTGTCCCTAAGGTGGCCCCAGCTAAAGGGAGTAAGCAGGTTTATAGGCCTGTCCCAGCTGCTGCTCCTAGGGTTTCTCCCCCTGATAAGGTAGTTACCTCAGAATGCCATGAGTTAGGTGGTACCATAGCATCCTCTGGTGAAGTGTCCTTAGATTTGTCTGGTCAGGTGGGCTCAGAATGCCTGAGGCTAGGCTCTCCTGACCTGGGCAAGGCTAAGTCTCCTTCTCTTAGGAAAGCTGTAATGCACTCAGGAAGCCATGTGCTAGGGTCTAATCCTTGTCAGGGAAGGCACAGCCCTAAGAATGGTAGTGTTGCTGTCCAGGATATGCATGTTCTTCCTGCTGAGGACCTTGTCTCCCCTAACAAGTATTCTGTTTTGGTTACTCATATGGCTGATACCCAAATAGTGGAGGATCCTCCTGATTTACCCCCTCAATGATTTTATCTACTTGGAATATTCGTGGGTTCAATAAATTGACAAAGCATTTAAAGGTGGTCAAGTTtctgaaaaacacaaaaatagatGTCCTTGGATTGCTTGAAACTAGGGTTAAGCATAATAAGTCTACCAGGATCTTGCATAATAAATTTGGTGGTTATCATCACTACTGTAATTACAGTTGTCATCACAATGGTAGGATATGGCTTCTTTGGAATCCTTCCACTTTGAATTTGTCTATTATCCAGGCTGAGTCACAGGTTGTGCATTGCTTTGTCCATCATTTGGTTTCTGGAAGGAAATTCCACTTGTCTGTGGTTTATGGTAGTAATAGTGCTGTCCATAGGAGGAAACTTTAGGATTCTTCGGTTAAGCATGCTGCTACTGTAGGAGCTTGGGTCTCCATGAGGGATTTCAATATCATTAGAGATGCTCAGGAGAAAATTAGCAACACTCCCCCTGACTTGAATGACATTACTGAGTTTAATTCTTGTCTTGAGAGGTGTGGTCTTCATGATTTGCCTGGTAATGGATGTGAGTTCACCTGGTTTAATAAGCATGAGTTGCCTACCAGAGTCTACTCCAAGCTTGATAGAGTCCTCACAAATGCTGACTGGCTTCTATCCTTCACTCGGACCTATGCTAGTTTCCCTGCTCCCACTGTTTCTGATCACAGTCCTGCCTTATTGTATTTTTCTGGGGATCCTCCTCCTAAAAAGCAGTTTAAGTTCCTTAACTGCTGGATTGATCACCCTGACTATAAAAATAGGGTCCCTTACTTCatttgagtccttaagtccttataaggacccttAGATGGACAACATCTAAGGTGGAGATTTTTTACAAAATATAGGCCAAAAAAAATGGAAAAGTTTGGGTAGGAAAGAGGACAACATTTCCTGCAAATTGTCCTTCCCAATGATCAAAACTGGCGGACAAAAGGATATATCCTTTGTACTATGTTTACACTCCCACATTCTTCCTTCCTTAACACACTTATTTCCAACTGgattctttctttcttctcttttcttctctctaaaactgggTTCTTCCTTCTAAAAACGAAGTTTTCAGCTAAACTTCTCTCTAAATCTTGCAAATCAGCGTAAACATGCAAATAATAGATGACAtcaatggtatttcttcattttattcattGTTTTCAGTCACGTTTTAATATTTTCAATTGAATAGGATGGATAAGGTCATGATAAAATTTGCATGTCATCGAATTTGTTCATTCTTGTAATTATTATTTGTTACTGGGTTTGAAATGAAGATTGTTAGAAGTAAATCTCCATGCTGGGTTTTCATTAATTTGAGTTTTGAGTAGTATCaacgcattctgacaacatttacatgaACACTTTTGCTAtaattttacatttacactttttaattgttatagtcaccttttaattgttattattatagcattaatttgagttagcattctgacaacatttacacttttgctgacatttacacttttaaaccatcacatttacactgcatttctgctgacatttacacttacacattTGGATGTTTACTTTTGCTAttgttttacatttacactttttaattgttatagtcacattttaattgttattattatagttttaatttgagttagcattgtgacaacatttacacttttgttgacatttacacttttaaagcatcacatttacactgcatttctgctgacatttacacttacacttttggatgtttacttttgcaatagttttacatttacactttttaattgttatagtcaccttttaattgttattattatagttttaatttgagttagcattctgacaacatttacacttttgctgacatttacacttttacaccatcacatttacactgcatttctgctgacatttacacttacacttttggtgtagttttacatttacactttttaattgttatagccacctttgcatttttattgttatattttttatgtgagttagcattctgacaacatttacacttttgctgacatttacactttcagaacagcacatttacacttcgtttctgctgacatttacacttacacttttggatgtttacATTTGCACTTAAACTTTTGGGACTTCATAATttggacatttacacttttggaatatttacatttatggaacattccctttacatttacactttagtTAGACTTACGtttacacttacacttcatatctgATGACATTTACGCTTAAACTCTATGGACATTTATACTTACACTTCATATCTGATGACattaacatttacacttacactctgTGCACATTTACAGACTTGCTAAAACAGAATGGAGTTCAACCTGACAGGCAGGAGTTGTGTAGGGAGGTCGAGAAGAGGTTTACACCGTACATCGGCCAGGAGTTTGGGGGGGTTGAGGACGCGGTGACTTTTTATAAGATATACGccattgcttgtgggtttgatgtACGTAGGTACACAAAAAAAATGGCGTGGCGGTGAGATCAAGTCAAAGCTCGTCGTCTGCAATCGAGAAGGTTTCGCTCACAAGACGCCCAGTAAAGATCGGGATAACGGACTGGTTGGGGAGAAGTCACAGAGGATATTCCGGGTCACTAGAGTGGGGTGTAAAGCAAGGATACGACTATATATGAAGAATGGTCTTTTATTAATTGACCGGTTCCACGAGGGTCATAAACACGAGCTTATCTCACTTAAGGACAGAGAGTTCCAGAAATTGTCGCGTAACATAACAGATTATCACAAGATGATAATTGTTTCGAACTCAAGGGTTTATAATATATAATCACTCTCTATACTAAATAAATAATTCCATTCATGTTATATTTATATGACGTATCTGTTAATGATTGATTGGAagctgaagataggagcaacAAAGACATACATAATCTGCAAAGAACAAGTGAATGGATTCGAAAACATTGGAGCAAGCTTAAATGATTTTAAAAACTTCCATAAGGATGAAAAATGTTTCATTCACGAACGGGATGGTCCGTTGTTTGTTGACCATTTCAAGGAAATAACTCAAACAAGAATAGGTTTCTACTTTGACTATGACCTTGACGATGATGGCAGCCTACGTAGGGCCATATGGGCGGACGGTACTGCCCGAGATAATTACAAAAATTTTGGTGATGCAGTGTCATTCGACCCAACTTACTCCACCAATAAGTATTCTATGGTATTCACACCATTCACAGGTGTTGACCACCATAAAAGATCTGTGACGTTCTGTGGGGCTCTAATTGCAAGGGAAGATTATGAGGCGTTTAATTGGTTTTTCAGCCGGTTTTTACAAGCAATGGGGGGTAAGGAACCCGTGTACATAATTACAAATCAGGACCCAGGTATTATCAAATCTGTCCCTCTTGTTTTCAAAACAGAGCGCTATCGGTTCTGTATGTGCCTGTGCCATATAATGAACAAAATGCCCAGTAAGTTTGGTGTCTCTAGGAGTGATTATAATGACTTCATGTGTAAAATTAATGACATTACATGGGATGATGAGCTTGAGGCAGCATAATTTGATGGTATCTGGGAGCAAAGAATTGAAGATCATGGTGTTGGCGTAAATGATTGGTTTGCAGATACGTATGCTATAAGGGGACAGTGGGTGATGGCGAATTGCAGAGACTTGAGGATGGCATCGATTATAAGGACGACTCAAAGATCGGAGAGCGAAAATAGCTTTTTCAAGAGGTTTGAGTATAAGTCAGGAACAttagttgagttttggatgcgttttgagagCGCTATGGACCAACAAAGACATACACAGAAGAAGCTTGACAACATGGATAAGCACTCATCCGCAGCGGCGTCAACACATCTGGCATTAGAGATTCATGTTGCAAAGGTGTACACCTATTCAGCTTTCCAGAAATTCAAAGAAGAAGCCATCTTCTCAATTGATACATTTAAAACAGGAGGTTTCACTGAGAGAGGCGAGCTAGAGGTAACTACTGTCAAAGATTCATCCAGAAAGAAGAACTTTAAAGTTGCATACAGTCCAGGTAGTTTACATttcctataccttaacatttacacttttccagttcataacatttacacttttccagttcatgacatttacactttacatcatatgacatttacactttctgtttttatctcatttaaattcctataacttaaaatttacacttctaataacttaacatttacactttacagttcatgacatttacacttcctattagtttacatttacacatataataacttaacatttacactttacaattcatgacatttacactttacatcatatgacatttacacttcctataccttaacatttacacttttccacttcatgacat is a genomic window containing:
- the LOC141629165 gene encoding protein FAR1-RELATED SEQUENCE 9-like translates to MANCRDLRMASIIRTTQRSESENSFFKRFEYKSGTLVEFWMRFESAMDQQRHTQKKLDNMDKHSSAAASTHLALEIHVAKVYTYSAFQKFKEEAIFSIDTFKTGGFTERGELEVTTVKDSSRKKNFKVAYSPALTDDTGTRKASCNCTMFERTGILCRHIIWIFSASEIKTIPEDYVVNRWMKEYLRLRIFNTNGEGTENMQVIDEKQIATSIMWSEVHEAVGLLRDKGVADVVTFPHL